In Pyrus communis chromosome 11, drPyrComm1.1, whole genome shotgun sequence, the sequence AGTTGCGAGAAGTACTTCCTTAACGCTAGAAGCACTTCATCAGTGTCGAAAGCTCTCAACATAACACCAGACCAAGCACCCAAGAGCTGCTAGGAGAacaacaaagcattctcttGGACTTACATTTCCTTCGGGATGTTTTCGGCATAGTCCTTGGTAACTTAGAGATGGGGGATGTAAAGGTTTTGGATCGTCTCTTTATAATACAAGCCCATTAAAGCATTTGACACAAAAACCCCTAACATAGAGCAAGTTTCTCTCTACTTGTCTTTGAAAAGTAGTCTCTCTGCACGCGTTCATGCGCCATTGAGAGGCCTTTCTATTTATCACAGATGAGCCTTATCTAtccaatttgaaaaaataagggaaacaactatataaaatAATGTAGAAAACGTCAAACGCTGCTTGACAAAAGGCAATAATGTTTGTTCTTCAAACTGAAACATATAGCTTACCaaaggaaaaaattaaaataataagtcATTTACTCCTCATTTTATGATAAATCTCCCTCCATATCGCTTTCTTCATCCCTAGGGTGCTAgctttatataaatataatataaattaatgAGAGGTATTCTTGGTATATTAAAAGCTTCACTACTCCAGggtgttggctttatatatatatgagatatGATTaagggacaaatatttttacaattccttgtagtCTTTAGATTTTATAACATTCAACGGTCTAGATTAATAGTGATGTGGAGAGTTTTAAACATTAAATGACTTGGATGATGATGTGGATTATAACTAATAAAGAAAACACTaatctaaattaaaaattaatatctaataggataaaattgaaaaaaccaataatcaaactttgaaactagcgtaaaaaataaaaaaaaaataagaaaaataaaaatatgaaaatactaTAACTTCTATCTCCCTCCCTGCAATGCCTTGCATGAAATCTCCTCTtgcattttataaaaaatgaaccctaataaataacaaaaaaggaatgattaaaaaaaaaaagttgatacCAGGGATAGGATTAATACTCAGCGAAAACGAAACtgctataataaaaaaaatttgaaagcgCAAACGAATGAAATCAAGTTGTTTATAAGTACACGACACGAGGAATAACACACAGAATTCTTTGAGCCCTTCTCTATATGTCTGCCATATTAAgtcatatcatatttttttcataatgagtcttaaaatatattttctaaaTATTGATTTccattatgtttttattttctcatgaAGAAGAATTTAGCTTGTTGTGACATAAATTATGGtacaagtgtgattgtgtaaatccttaGTTGATTTGGTTTACTCTTTATACTAGTGATTCTTTCCTGTTAGGATTTCTATTACTTGGAGAACAACTCTCCTCAtggtttactataaataaatgcacaaGCAAGGGGAAATACACATCCATGAGATTTCTcaattctctttctctcttctttgtcGCACCTCTCAGAGAAAATATGtcataacacgttatcagcatgctCCTAACGTTGCGCTAAGGAAATTTTGCTACAAGCTAGTTCACAAGATCCATCATCGCAATCTAGGTTCTTTTAAAACACAGTCTTAATTGTCGATATTTTTTCAGCTTGATTCCATGAAACATTCACCATTGAGTATgaaccttaatttttttttattaccaaaTTATATACTCTACGCAAATTATTGTTTGCAATTATATTACTATTACTGTTATAATTATGGTGAATTGTATCTATGTAAATAAGAAATGAAGAGGAAGAAACAAATTAGAAAAATCGCGCTCGAGCCATGGCTGAAAGTTGTAAGCTAGCATTGAGTCAAGTTGAGTTGCTTAGGCCGTGGCCTAAAGCCGTGCTTTCACAGCTTTCGGTGAACCCAATTGTCTTCAATGACAACCAATGAGATTTTAGTCGAAATTTCATCAAATCTGTCAAGATTCAAAGTTAAATCACCAAGCTTTAGACATGCCCGACGTCGAGATCCTTCCAGTGTCGATGTGCAATGGGTTCCGACCAACCCACACTCGTTCCGATGTGTTTGGCTTGAAATTGTGGCCACTTGTGGCGGCCACACCATCTTCCTCAACAAAGCCTACACCTAATCTTGCTGGGGTGTGCTTGACTcaaacccaaggcctttgggcGTCCATGTGCTCAGCCCATACTCCACCCATCCCACTATTTTGGGCCTGGGCTTTTCTGCTTTTGGCCCCTCCTATTTAGGGCCAAGTCTATTTGCAGAccttagaaaaaaaaagacacattTAGGGCCAAGTTTGTTTGCAGaccttaaaaaaaaagacacataTAAGCCCAATTTGGCTTTGTGTGCTATTTTTGGGCTTTCAGTCCACTTATTTTCTCCTAATGAACTTGCAATCCAATCCGAGtatgtgaaaattattttttcttctggGCATATTTACTTTGCCCATATGAAACCCGAAACCATATTTATTTGGACTTGgctttcatttttcctttcttaGCCCAACATTTGGACACGGGTTATGTTaagccatttaatttaatttaattaatttacttgCTTTAGGGATATATTGCCTTGTATATATGTGTTTTTTATAGGAATTATGAACCCGAATTTCATACCTTTAATTTGAACTCGAAGTTTCGAATAGTTCAATGGAAAtttgaagttttcataaaacacacaaccatgaaactcaaagtttttcaTGCTAAATTTAAACCAAACATGTCTATACAACCCGAATGTTCTACTTTGTTACTATGGATGTTTTTTACCCATAGTACTGAACAAGATCTTGTACCCTCCATTGCAGCAATATGTTGAATCTTAACAAACTTGACTTTATCGCTTTGGAAGTATCTAAAAGAAACTACCTGAAATGGgttcaagatgtgaagctccacctcactgcaaagagTTTTAGGGCTACCATTGAAGTTGAGACGAATAACCAGGTTAACGAAACTAAGACGAATAGCCTGGTTAAGGAAGCTGAGACGAATAACCCGGTTGACGAAGCTGACAAAGtcactgccatgatcttcatccaaAGACACATGCATGATGCATTACAAACCGAGTACTTCATTGAGGATGATCCAAGAGCTTTATGGCTCGCTCtagaagagttttttttattatcaaaaAGATTAACTTCTTGcttgaagcaagacacgactagCAGCATTTACGCTTCCAACACTTTAAatttgtgaatgaatacaactatGAAGTTTGTTGAATTCGTTCACTTCTCAAATTCAGTATAGAAGACTTGACTAAACAGGATCCCCTAGAGAATACCTATTCAACCTTCAATACCACCAATATTTTCCTGGAATAACAATATAAGCCATAGAAGCTTACCAAGTTTTGGGATTTGATATTTGTCTTACTAGTTACTGAGAAGCAAAACTagattttgatgaagaatcatcaagctagACCTAATGACTTGAGCGTTGTGCCTGAAGCATATGCTAACACATCTCGAGGCTTATAAGGACACAAAAAGCGTTGTGGCTGTGAGAAGTGTTCCAACCCTCGATCATACACTCAAGATCAATAGTGCAGAAGTCAACCCAAGGGAGGAATTTCGGCCCTAAAGCGTGATTCCCTATCTCCTAAGGTTCCAACTTCATAAACAAAGGCAACGTTCCTGCCATCTTAGAAGTAGATATGTGTTATCACTATGGTTTAAATGACCAGTGGTCCCTTGTTTGTCGAGCTCCCACTCACGTtgttgccaagtatcattcacGCCGTACAACAGTAGAGACTAACTTTATGCAAGTGGATAATCCTGAAGATACAATTTagagatttttaattttcaagggGCATCTGCACCAatggaaaattagaaattttagacATGGGCCGAAGTGTGGGCGAACCAcctcttaatttttttggtttaagtTTCCCAACACTTTTTTATGTaattggattatttgttggtgttctattttaaattttggataattactttatggatattatttcttgaataatgaattgaatgaatgaaatttgaaatttaaattttcttatatatttgACCCATTATTCTAAAACTCTTTGCCTAGTGCGGGGCCTAGGTGCTAGGTGACTATCCACCTCCCCAATTAATCCCTAGGAGtttgaaaatgaagaaagagCGCCTAGACCTACTTAGGCGCTTGCTTAGACGGCCAAGGCGCCCTCCTAGTCCCCCCAGACCCATATAGGTACCTACCTAGGTTGCGACTCTCACTgaaatagaaaatagataactctcattttgcattttttaaaaaattaattgtaagaaacttgttaaatacttagatgaacaacattatatgcttgttcttcATGTTTCCATTATGtccaatactttataatctatatgaaTTCTATTTTATAGTTTATGTATCCCAAtgaatttatgtatttttaagtataagcagATACTAATTTATATGACATATACTAAGTTTACCTAAATTCGCCTAGGCTCTACCTAGTTGCCTAGGCGCTAGACCCCAGCTCGCCACCCGACTAGCACCTAGCGTATGTTAAAACCTTGATTTGactaattcaattaatttatttttaggtaTGTGTTGTGGGCAAGTTAGTTGTCTGACAAATAGTGCAACCATGCACACCATCTTGTGTAGACgtcactattttactaacttcatacctaaaaaTTCACCTCGAACAACCATTTCAAGCTCATCCAACCTAATTGAAGTGTATGGTACTGCCCTATAATATTGTTCAATGGTACTGAATTAACCATTAAAAAGGCACTTTAGTCACCTCAGTCGGGCAGAACGCTGTTTTTAAAGATATTAAGGTTAATAATTATCACGCTGAAATTACTGAAGAGATTGGAGATGAATTTCTTTGCATCATATCATATGAATATGCCTAGAAGCGTATTTATGAAAAGAtgaaatgtttttcaaatgggTTGTACGTCAGAACCATTCATGCCCCTAAAGCCCATTACGTGGTCGGCCCTACGAGTGGGCTTGTATTGGAAACATgttttggcatgatcgtttgtgACATCTAGGAACCATGATGATCCTCAAAGCTACACACGGGCATTCGCTTACCCGAAGtaagcacatttttttttacagcGCTTATTGCAAAGCTTGTCCTGTAGGTAAGTTTATCACTCGTCCATCTTCGAACAAAGTTCGAACAGTTCCTCTAACCTTCCTTTAGCAGATTCAAGGgtatatttgtggacctattcAACCACCTTGCAAGCCTTTCCTTATTTTATGGtattggttgatgcatcgacacgaTGGTCAAATGTTTTCTTATTATCTACACGCAACGCTGCCTTTGCGAAACTTATGGCGCAAACTATTAAGCTTATGGCTCACCACCCTAAATATCCAATTATGTCGATTCGGTTGGATAATGTGTCGTAAACTTTCGATAATTATTGAATGTCAATTGGGATTGAAATAGAACATCATGTAcctcatgttcacacccaaaatggcTTGGTATAAACGGTCATAAAGCTTCTTCAATTGATCGTTCAAACTATGGTCATACGCACCAAGCTTTCAGAATCTGCTTGGGGCTATACCATTCTGCACGCAGCTACTCATTGTCATTAACCTTATTCACTGTCACAGTTAATTACTGGGTATGAGCTTGATGTCTCACGCTTACGTGTGTTTGGGTGCACAACTTATGTGCTAATAGTGCCGCCACTACGTACCAAACTAGGTCTTCAAAGGTCATGTGCCAATAATGTCACCGCTACATACCAAACTAAATTTTCATATAAAAATGGAATATCTATGTAGGTTATGAATTGCCATCAATTATTAGCTACTTAGAGTTATTGACATAATTTCATTGAGTTAGTTTCGACCCTTGATAAGGAGTCTATATGTCGGTTAAAGTTAAAGAAGAAATAGGACTTTTGTTCAATAAGATTTGAAATAAGGGTCTGTTCACAAATAAATAAGACAGACGATCTCTTTACCGCATGTTTTGCATATTGGCATTTTAAGGAGACAATCTTCCCTTCATTAGGGGAAGATAAGAACATTAAAGTTCCTGAAGAACATCACGAATAATCGTGGATTAGCCCCACTATCTCTGATCTAAATATCCACGCTAcccagtctgaaactgaagtgcaatGTATTGTAAATCTATAGAGCGTTGCTTAAATCATACCTGATGCTTTTAATGAATTAGCGAAGTGATGAGATCACACATATCTGCTGTAAATGTGCCTACAAGGCTTCTCTCACCGGCATGGGATTAATTACAAGAAGACGTATTCGCCAGTAATGGACATTATAACATTCAACTActttatcagtttggtagtttctgaaaaattgaatataCAGCTTATGAACGTAGTAACTATGTATCTTTGTTGGGATCTTGATATAGAAATCTACATCAAAGTTCTTGAAGAACTTATATTGACTGGGTCAAACAGTTCTAAACCACGAACACCATCTCGATTAGGTTAAGGCATTCACTTTAAATTGAAGCAATCTAGGCAGATATGGTATAACTGTTTGAGTAAGTATTTGATTAGTTAGGGATATATGAATAATTAATTATGCCCATACGTCTCTATTAAGAGTCACATTCAGTATTTACGATAATAGTacttatgttgatgacataaaTCTTGAGACTCCTGAAGTGCTTGAGAAAACTGTTGTGCATTTgaagtcagaatttgagatgcaAGATTTtggaaaactcgatattgtctcggcctggaGATCGAGCGTTGTTCATATGGTATTCTAGTTCATTTAAAATGAGGATAAAGTGAGCCTTTGAGTACTCTTATGATCTTTTGTATGCtgaatgcaaaatgagatcaTTTCCATCCTAAAGATGATGAGGAAGAGGTTTCGGACCTTGAAGTTCCATTACCTTAGTGCAATTGGTGTTTAGCTTAGTGCATTAGACTAGACATCTCCTTCATTGCTtttcgttgttaatcttttgacaAGATATAGCAACGCGCCTACACATAGGCATTGGACTGGTGTTAATCACATCTTTCGTTACCTTAACGGTATTGCCAATTTGGGCTTGTTTTATCCCTATACATCCTTGAGAGGAGCCTTCGCCCCCATTAGTCCTGGGGTTGAttcttgccttgttggttatgctgaTGTAGGTTATTTATTTGACCCACACAAGGCACGTTCTCAAataggttatgtctttaccttTTGAGACAccacaatatcttggaggtcaaccAAGCAGACCTTAATTGTGACTTCTTTGAACTATGCTGAAATTCTCACCATATATGAAGCTACGCGTAAATGCTTTTGGCTGAGATTgtggaacatattcgaagcacaaaaattcttcttctcacatcatcaacaagagcattaaaagattgaaatcaagcaaatccatTCTTAGGACAACCTAGCCAACCTCTTCACAAAGTCACTACTAAAGTCTACCGTCCAGAAGCTTGTTTAAGGAATCGGCATGCGCAAATTGTCTGATTTGCAATGCttatagttctcatttggaagtttgtCAAACTCAGGaagagtatccagaagtatactcacttgatcttaatgttttctttttccttgcGATTAGAAGCACTTTCCCCTTTGGAATTTTGTTACTTGACTAAGTTTTAATGAGACACCTATACTGGACTAGTCATACATTTGTGTGTTATACTTGTGTCCCAAAGACGTTTAGTTTTGACTTGATACAAGTTCTCACGCTTCTCCTTAAACTATTAATATTATTCTACCCTAGATTTTTACTACAGTGAGGTTTTGtgattttaccttttatgcatttCCTTCCAGTTTGTTTTGAGACTCCTATTGGCTCATTATGCTGACTAGACGAGAACACTTCATCAACAGTTTTTACATCATCCATGAAGAAATGACGCGACAACTACTTGAATATTTTTACACTCAAGGAGAAGTGTTATAACATAAATTCTAGTACAAGTGTGATAGTACTTGGTAAATTTAGTTTACTCTTTATACTAATGATTCTTTCCTATTATGATTTGTATTACTCGGAGACCAAGTTTCTTTGTCTTTatagtagtattttttttttcttcaaacgaATGATACTATCAACACAAAGGGATGAAGAAGTGAGCTCTCTATCCTCTtagtttactataaataaatgcacaaacaaaaaaagatacACATCCTAAAGTTTCACTCTTCTTTGCTGCACCTCTCACAGAAAATAGTTCACAACACACCtatatttatgtaaattttCCTTCTCCAAAATTTCAAGTAACCCACGTCGTTCATACTTTGGATTCCACGATGTGCTTTAACTTTCAATTCTAAAGCCCTTCTTTCCCTCCCTTCATATGTCACACTCGGCTCTCTCCCTCTCACCTCTCCCCACTCTATTAACTACCTACAGAAGACTGAGAAGACTAAACAAGACAACTATAAATTAGACCCAATCCAAATCAGTCCTCTAGGGTTTCCTCCccaacacacaaacaaaaaagccAGACAAAAACCCtagctccctctctctccctctccctctctaccACATTGATCTTCCAATTGAtctcatccaatccaatccaataaagaaaaaatttacAAAGGTAAGCTCTCCGACAGCTGTCAATttctctgtctttctctctcattcgATCTCTACCCTTTTGAATAATCGTCGGATTCTGGAATTCCAGAGCTGCCTTTGGAAAAAACCCGGATAGGAAATCCGTATTTTTGCTTAGAAAACACCTATTCGGAGCATAAAGTTCgaaattttgagaaaaaaattaattggattTTGGACCTGAGGGTTTTTGGGTCCATGGATGATCTCGAAAAAGCAGTACTTATATTGTTTGATGAGTCGGGCACCGTTGATTCTGAGCTGAAACAGAAGGCAAAAGATTACTGTGATAAAATTAAGGAACAACAGGCGATATGTAGTGTCTGTATTGAGAGGTTGTGCTTTTCGAATTTAGTTCAAGTTCAGTTTTGGTGCTTACAGGCTCTACATGAGGTTATTAGAGTCCGGTACTCGTCGATGAGTGTAGATGAGAAGTTTTTTATCAGGAAATCGGTGTTTTCGATTGCATGTCTTGGTGGGTTTGATGATAAGAGTACTGTTAGGGTTTTAGAAGGTCCCGCATTTATAAAGAATAAACTTGCTCAGGTTTTGGTGACTTTGATTTACCATGAGTACCCATTGATTTGGTCGTCggtgtttgttgattttttgtCACAACTGAATAAAGGGGCAGTGTTGATTGATATGTTCTGCCGGATTTTGAATGCTTTGGATGAGGAAGTGATTAATTTGGACTACCCTCGGACACCGGAGGAACTATCAGTGGCAGCGGGGATTAAGGATGCTATGAGGCAGCAGTGTGTAGCACAAATAGTTAGAGCCTGGTACGAGATTGTGTCTATGTATAGGAAGTCTGATGAAGAGCTTTGTGCTAGTGTATTAGAATCAATGAGGAGGTTTATCTCTTGGATTGATATTGGATTAATTGTGAATGATGCCTTTATCCCGTTATTGTTTGagttggttttggttgatgggCTCTCCGAACAACTCCGTAGTGCTGCAGCTGGATGTTTGTCAGCAGTAGTATCGAAAAGGATGGATCCACAGGCAAAACTACCGCTTTTGCAAAGTCTTCAAATGCATCGAGTTTTTGGACTAGTAGCTCAGGATCGTGACTCAGATTTGGTATCTAATGTAGCTGCATTACTTACTGGGTATGCGGTTGAGGTTCTTGAGTGCTTTAAACGGTTGAATTCTGAGGATGCCAAGGGTATTTCAATGGAGCTCTTGAATGAAGTTTTGCCCTCTGTATTTTATGTTATGCAGAACTGTGAGTTGGACTCGGCATTTAGCATTGTGCAATTTCTTTCAGGTTATGTTGGCACAATGAAGACTCTTTCTCCATTGAGGGAAACACAGCTGGGTCATGTAGGTCATATTTTGGAAGTGATCCGTTCACAGATCCGCTATGATCCTATGTATCGTGAAAATCTAGATATATTGGATAAAATTGGAAAAGAGGAGGAAGATAGGATGGTGGAGTTTAGAAAAGATTTGTTTATGCTGCTGCGTAATGTAGGTCGTGTAGCACCTGATATCACTCAGATATTTATTAGAAACTCATTGGCTACTGCTGTTGGATCATCCTTAGACTGGAATGTTGAAGAGGTGGAAGTTGCACTTTCTCTTTTCTATGCATTTGGTGAGTCAATAAATGGTGAGGCAATTAGAACTGGGAGTGGTCTATTGGGTGAATTGGTACCGATGCTTTTATCTACAAGGTTCCTTTGCCATTCAAATAGGCTAGTTGCACTTGTGTATCTAGAGACAGTAATGAGATACATGAAGTTTGTTCAGGAGAATACCCAATATAT encodes:
- the LOC137708379 gene encoding exportin-T-like, encoding MDDLEKAVLILFDESGTVDSELKQKAKDYCDKIKEQQAICSVCIERLCFSNLVQVQFWCLQALHEVIRVRYSSMSVDEKFFIRKSVFSIACLGGFDDKSTVRVLEGPAFIKNKLAQVLVTLIYHEYPLIWSSVFVDFLSQLNKGAVLIDMFCRILNALDEEVINLDYPRTPEELSVAAGIKDAMRQQCVAQIVRAWYEIVSMYRKSDEELCASVLESMRRFISWIDIGLIVNDAFIPLLFELVLVDGLSEQLRSAAAGCLSAVVSKRMDPQAKLPLLQSLQMHRVFGLVAQDRDSDLVSNVAALLTGYAVEVLECFKRLNSEDAKGISMELLNEVLPSVFYVMQNCELDSAFSIVQFLSGYVGTMKTLSPLRETQLGHVGHILEVIRSQIRYDPMYRENLDILDKIGKEEEDRMVEFRKDLFMLLRNVGRVAPDITQIFIRNSLATAVGSSLDWNVEEVEVALSLFYAFGESINGEAIRTGSGLLGELVPMLLSTRFLCHSNRLVALVYLETVMRYMKFVQENTQYIHLVLAAFLDERGIHHPNVNVSRRASYLFMRVVKLLRVKLVPFIENILQNLQDSVAGFTRMDYTSKELSGSEDGSHIFEAIGLLIGMEDVPQAKQSDYLSSLLTPLCQQVEALLMNAKVLTPEEAPQKFANIKQIIVAINSLSKGFSERLVTASRPALGLMFMQTLDVLLQVLVVFPNVETLRSKVTSFVHRMVDTLGASVFPYLPKALEHLLVDSEPKELVGLLLLLNQLICKFNILFRDILDEVFPAITGRILNIIPVDTLPSGPGSNTEENRELQELQRTLYTFLHVITTHDLSSVFLSPKSRSYLQPIMQLLLFTSCKHKDILVRKACVQIFIRLIKDWCAMPNGEEKVPGFQSFIIESFATNCCLYSLLDTSFEFRDANTLVLFGEIVLAQKVMFEKFGNDFLAHFVSKGFPAAHCPQDLAEKYCQQLQGSDIKALKSFYQSLIESLRHQQNGSLVVR